The uncultured Celeribacter sp. genome includes the window AGATCGAGCCGCTCTCGGGTCTTCACCGCCTTAGCAAAATCGCGCACGGTGCGCGGGTCCGAGATGTCACGTTTCTGCGCCATGTCCGACATCAGGAGGTGATAGCGCACCAGCCATTCGACGGTCTCGCATTCCGCCGGTTTTAGGCCCAGTCGCGGCGCGACCTTGCGGGCGATCTGCGCGCCGATGACGGAATGGTCTTCGTCACGGCCCTTGCCGATGTCATGCAATAGCATGGCGACATAGATCACGCGGCGGTTTATACCGCTTTCCAAAATGCGCGAAGATAGCGGCAGCTCTTCGATCAGCTCTTTGCGCTCGATCTGAGCAAAGTTGGAAATGACCTGAATCGTATGCTCGTCGACTGTATAGCTGTGATACATGTTGAACTGCATCATCGCGACGATGTGTTCGAATTCCGGGATGAAGGCCCCCAGAACATCCAGCTCGTTCATCCGGCGCAGGGCGCGTTCCGGATTGCCGTGTTTGAGCAGCAGGTCCAGAAAGATCCGCCGCGCTTCGGGCGTGTTGCGCATGTCGTCGTCGATCAGATGCAGATTGGCCGATACCAACCGCATCACATCGGGATGGATCAGATAACCGGTGCGCAGCGCTTCCTCGAAAATCCGCAGCAGGTTCAGCTTGTCTGACAGAAAGGCGTCCTGATCGCGGACATTCAGCCGATTGTGCACCAGTTCGTATTGATTGCCGATCCGGCGACGACGTTTGAACAACCTTTGCAGCGCGGGTTCCTGTTTAACGTGCTGCGCTTCCAGAGAGGTCAGGAAAATGCGGGTCAGTTCGCCGACACGGGTGGCGTGGCGGAAAAAGTCCTGCATGAAATGCTCGACGGCCCGGCGACCGGAATGGTCGATATAGCCAAGCCGGTCGGCAACCTCCACCTGCATGTCGAAGCTGAGCTGTTCCATCGGACGCCCGGCGACCAGATGCAGTGCATTGCGTGCAGCATAGAGGAAGGTTTCCGCCTCTTCGAACTGACGAAATTCATCGGGGGTAAAAACCCCGGCCTGCACCAGATCGGCGGTGTTGCGGACGCCATGGACGTATTTCGCAATCCAGAACAGCGTGTGCAGGTCGCGCAGCCCGCCTTTGCCTTCCTTGATGTTCGGCTCTACCACATAGCGCTGGCCACCTTGTTTGCGGTGTCGCTCGGCTCGTTCTTCGAGCTTGGCTTCGATGAATTCGCGGGCGCTGTTGCGGAACAGCTCTTCGCGCAGGCGGGTGTAGAGGTCTGTGGCGAGCGTGTAGTTTCCGGCCAGAAATCGCAGTTCCAGCATGGCGGTGCGGATGGTGAAGTCTTCCTTGCCCAGCCGCAGGCAGTCGCGGATCGTGCGGGTCGAATGGCCCACTTTCAGATGCAGGTCCCAGAACATGTAGAGCATGCTCTCGACCAGGCTTTCAATCCAGCCGTCGACCTTATGCGGTGCGAGAAACAGCAGATCGACATCGGATTCGGGGGACATTTCCCCACGGCCGTAGCCGCCGACCGCCAGCACCGCGATTTTCTGCCCCTCGGTCGGATTGGGGTTGGGGTGCAGCTTGGTCATCGCGGTGTAGAGCACACTGGTGACCAGGCAGTCGGTCAGCCAGGTGTAGCTGCGCACCGCGGGCCGGGCATTGCGCGGCGCTTCCGATATGGCTTCGGCGATGGCCGAGCGCCCGGCGTCGCGTGCGTCGCAAAGGACCTGGACTGTGGCCTTGCGCAGCTCGGCGGGATCCGCAGCCTCTGCCCAAGCCTTTTCAAGCGCGGCGGAAACGGTGTCGATGTCGAAAATCGCCGTCTCCGCGCAGATCAGGCTGCCTGCGGGAGACGGTATGAAATCGTGCAGTGTCGGGGCGGCGTCAGTAGCCCGCGCCCGAGAAGGATCTTGGTGCAGGGTCAATCTCGATTACCTGGTTGTTTTGAATGGTTGCCACGGAAAGCCCGCGCTCATTTGTGCCGTCGGGGCGCAGGCGGAACACGCCGTTGACACCCACGAACCCGGAGCTGCGGGTCAGGCCACGTACGGTGAGCGCATTCTGATCCCCGGCTTTGACCAGGGCGCCGATGGCGGCAATGCCATCATAGGCCAGAGCCGCAAGGGCGTGCGGCGGAGTGCCATATTGCGCGGAATAGCGGTTGGAGAAATTGGCAGCGAGTTGTTGGTCTGGAATGGCAAACCAGCTGTCTTGCAGACCGGGCAGGGTGCGGGCCGAAGCCGGAATGTTCCAGCGCTGCAGGCCGATATATTGCGGGTCAGGTGACAGGACGCCGTTTTCGGGCAGCATTTGCGCCAGCAGCGGCATGGCACCATCGTTGCCCGAGGTGAAGAAGATCGCATCCGCACCGCTGCTGCGCACCGAAGAGGCAATCGGGCGGATCGACTGGATCACAGCCTGTTGGCTCAGCGCAAAGCTCTGCTGCCCGGCAAGGCGCGCGCCCTGCCGGGCAATTGCGGTTTTGATGGCTTCGGCCCCGGTGACCTCGGACGGGCTTTCGCCGTTCACGACCAGAATATTGCCTTTGCCATTGGCCCGGGCGTAGGACACGAGCCGGTTGGCGGTGTTGTCAAATGTCGGCCCGAGGATGAAAACGTTGCCGCCTGCGACTTCGGGGTTGTTGGAGAAGGACAGGACGTTGATACCGGCACGCGCCGCTGGAATTCCGGCAACTTTTGCCGCGCCGCCGTAGACCGGGCCAAGCAGGATCTTTGCGCCATCCTGCGCTGCCTGTTGCGCTGCCGCTGCGGCGCGCTCGGGTTGGCCGCCTGTCGGGTATATGCGCAGATCGATGGTCACGCCCTGTAGGTCGGCCATGGCCAGACGTGCGGCGTTTTCAAGAGATGTGGCCATGGCCACGTCGCCAGCCTGCTGCGATTCGTAGGGCACGAGCAGCGCAACGGGCACAGGTTTCGACGTGTTGATCACGGGACCACCACCGACTTGCAGGGCACCGGGGTCACAGGCGGCAAGGGCAGTGAAAGACAGGGCGATCGCAAGTTTATGGATGGACTTGCGGGCGGCGCGCAGAACGGCGAACATTGGGGAAACCTCACTCCTGACGGCTAACTCTGGGGCGACACGGGTCACATGACTTTGCAGGCAGACTATGCGACCCCTGACCAAGAGTAAACGCTGCAAACCGCAGAGACCCAATTGATTTATATTCGAAAGCCACTTCCCGCCGGGCTGCATTTCGTGGCCACTCCGATTGGCAATGCCCGTGATATCACCCTGCGGGCGCTGGATGTTCTGGCGTCTGCCGATGTTTTGGCGGCCGAAGACACGCGGTCCTTGCGCCGGTTGATGGAGATCCACGGCGTGCCGCTCGAAGGGCGGCATATTCTGGCCTATCACGACCATAATGGCGCACAGGCCCGCCCCAAGCT containing:
- a CDS encoding penicillin-binding protein activator; translated protein: MFAVLRAARKSIHKLAIALSFTALAACDPGALQVGGGPVINTSKPVPVALLVPYESQQAGDVAMATSLENAARLAMADLQGVTIDLRIYPTGGQPERAAAAAQQAAQDGAKILLGPVYGGAAKVAGIPAARAGINVLSFSNNPEVAGGNVFILGPTFDNTANRLVSYARANGKGNILVVNGESPSEVTGAEAIKTAIARQGARLAGQQSFALSQQAVIQSIRPIASSVRSSGADAIFFTSGNDGAMPLLAQMLPENGVLSPDPQYIGLQRWNIPASARTLPGLQDSWFAIPDQQLAANFSNRYSAQYGTPPHALAALAYDGIAAIGALVKAGDQNALTVRGLTRSSGFVGVNGVFRLRPDGTNERGLSVATIQNNQVIEIDPAPRSFSGAGY
- a CDS encoding [protein-PII] uridylyltransferase, with amino-acid sequence MHDFIPSPAGSLICAETAIFDIDTVSAALEKAWAEAADPAELRKATVQVLCDARDAGRSAIAEAISEAPRNARPAVRSYTWLTDCLVTSVLYTAMTKLHPNPNPTEGQKIAVLAVGGYGRGEMSPESDVDLLFLAPHKVDGWIESLVESMLYMFWDLHLKVGHSTRTIRDCLRLGKEDFTIRTAMLELRFLAGNYTLATDLYTRLREELFRNSAREFIEAKLEERAERHRKQGGQRYVVEPNIKEGKGGLRDLHTLFWIAKYVHGVRNTADLVQAGVFTPDEFRQFEEAETFLYAARNALHLVAGRPMEQLSFDMQVEVADRLGYIDHSGRRAVEHFMQDFFRHATRVGELTRIFLTSLEAQHVKQEPALQRLFKRRRRIGNQYELVHNRLNVRDQDAFLSDKLNLLRIFEEALRTGYLIHPDVMRLVSANLHLIDDDMRNTPEARRIFLDLLLKHGNPERALRRMNELDVLGAFIPEFEHIVAMMQFNMYHSYTVDEHTIQVISNFAQIERKELIEELPLSSRILESGINRRVIYVAMLLHDIGKGRDEDHSVIGAQIARKVAPRLGLKPAECETVEWLVRYHLLMSDMAQKRDISDPRTVRDFAKAVKTRERLDLLTVLTVCDIRGVGPGVWNNWKAVLLRNLHSQTAHALEHGLEEINRDAREGEAKKALREGLTDWSSTEKRREIQRHYGPYWQGLPLATHLIFAKLLHDIQDDEIRIDLHPDEDRDATRACFALADHHGIFSRLSGALALVGANVVDARTYTSKDGYATAVFWIQDNDGNPFEESRLPRLRDMIGKILRGEVMAREALKSRDKIKKRESKFRVPTSISFDNEGSEIFTIIEVDTRDRPGLLYDLTRVLAENNVSIATAQIATYGAQVVDVFYVKDMFGMKLHAESKRKSLEKKLREAIAQGAARAHSA